Proteins encoded within one genomic window of Tachysurus vachellii isolate PV-2020 chromosome 16, HZAU_Pvac_v1, whole genome shotgun sequence:
- the LOC132858858 gene encoding leucine-rich repeat flightless-interacting protein 2-like isoform X3, with protein MFDVNGVRDTQTDSIVLEDGEQAEEAYSILQSQYEETLKQRDELLMVSLPEAERKYKQAMKTNAQLEKEKSKLMSRVDTLQGSMQQLGHLLCETRTECIEAKRKYEVEQKICKYVQNKLDEKKAKRKEKLMTLRESLTTVKEKYEEAMAYISQVEDENSSLRSDVETLQDSVQELDRELAVSRITCKELTRECDGAKQQLRILQSECSEMKDILLKDCERMPEVHRMLMSQNEVLKKLLKQNEELMQASLDEAESKYEKTVMTNAELENKNSDLMSLVTTLQGTVEVMEKKLAETCRTCEDIRRECEQEREAHVKETLRCADFRKALSECSQLLKENEQKLGAHNILISQYDQMTLTHNEKLLKKQMAEAEKRYEQEKETNAHLVKEKLDLMSQVENLKGKVEGLGELLAEKRRQCAEALLECSIAKSIQTMTKSKEETLEQEKESIRVSLCESETKYSEVMKTNTKLENENSTLHFTVVRLQDLVQNLKKELSATKRTCNAALRECEQEREAYSIMQSQCDQMKETLSDQEKSHTVSLAKAVEKYNQAMESNVQLENEKSDLMYQVHKLEGTVQQLEEKLSDSAMMCGAIKQKYEQERQDYSILKSQYNQMKETLQHNDEPPSASLAETEEKHEPAMESSAQLDDEKSELMSQVNSL; from the exons GAAGGAGAAGTCCAAGCTGATGTCCAGGGTGGACACACTGCAAGGCTCGATGCAGCAGCTGGGTCACCTTCTGTGTGAGACACGCACAGAGTGTATTGAGGCAAAGAGG AAATATGAAGTAGAGCAGAAAATCTGTAAATACGTGCAGAACAAGCTTGACGAGAAGAAGGCAAAGCGTAAGGAGAAGCTCATGACACTAAGG GAGTCTCTAACTACAgttaaggagaaatatgaggAAGCAATGGCGTACATAAGCCAAGTGGAAGACGAGAACTCCAGTCTGAGGTCTGATGTGGAAACTCTACAAGACTCAGTGCAGGAGTTGGACAGAGAGCTCGCTGTGTCCCGGATAACGTGTAAAGAGTTAACAAGA GAATGTGATGGAGCAAAACAGCAGCTGAGGATCCTGCAGTCCGAGTGCAGTGAGATGAAGGACATTTTACTGAAG GACTGTGAGAGAATGCCAGAGGTTCACCGTATGCTCATGTCACAAAATGAGGTGTTAAAGAAGTTGTTAAAGCAGAATGAAGAGTTAATGCAG GCCTCTCTGGATGAAGCTGAAAGCAAATATGAGAAGACAGTGATGACCAATGCTGAGCTGGAGAACAAGAACTCTGACCTGATGTCCCTGGTGACCACGCTGCAAGGTACAGTGGAGGTGATGGAGAAGAAGCTCGCTGAGACATGCAGGACATGTGAAGACATAAGGAGG GAGTGTGAGCAAGAGCGGGAGGCTCACGTTAAAGAGACGTTACGTTGTGCAGACTTTAGGAAAGCTTTAAGTGAGTGCAGTCAGTTACTAAAG GAGAATGAGCAAAAGCTCGGAGCTCACAATATCCTGATATCACAGTATGATCAGATGACTTTAACACACAATGAGAAGTTACTAAAG AAACAAATGGCTGAAGCTGAGAAGAGATATGAGCAGGAAAAGGAGACCAATGCTCATCTGGTAAAAGAGAAGTTAGATCTGATGTCCCAGGTGGAGAATCTGAAAGGCAAAGTGGAGGGTTTGGGTGAACTGCTGGCTGAAAAACGCAGGCAGTGTGCTGAGGCCTTGTTG GAGTGTTCCATAGCAAAGAGCATTCAAACTATGACCAAATCCAAGGAGGAGACTTTAGAGCAGGAAAAAGAATCAAttagg GTCTCTCTGTGTGAATCTGAGACGAAGTACAGTGAGGTGATGAAGACCAATACTAAGCTGGAGAATGAGAACAGTACCCTGCATTTCACTGTGGTCAGACTGCAAGACTTGGTGCAGAACTTAAAGAAAGAGCTCTCTGCGACCAAGAGAACATGTAATGCGGCACTGAGA GAGTGTGAGCAAGAGCGGGAGGCTTACAGCATCATGCAGTCTCAGTGTGATCAGATGAAGGAAACTCTATCTGACCAAGAGAAATCTCATACG GTCTCTCTGGCAAAAGCTGTGGAGAAATACAACCAGGCGATGGAGTCCAACGTTCAGCTGGAGAACGAGAAGTCGGACCTGATGTACCAGGTGCACAAACTGGAAGGCACAGTGCAGCAGCTGGAGGAGAAGCTCTCTGATTCAGCCATGATGTGTGGTGCCATAAAGCAG AAGTACGAGCAAGAGCGGCAGGATTACAGCATCCTGAAGTCACAGTACAATCAAATGAAGGAAACTCTACAACATAACGATGAGCCACCGAGT GCATCTTTGGCTGAAACTGAGGAGAAACATGAGCCGGCGATGGAGTCCAGTGCACAGCTGGATGACGAAAAGTCTGAGCTGATGTCCCAGGTGAACTCACTATGA